The following coding sequences are from one Myxococcales bacterium window:
- a CDS encoding NAD-dependent epimerase/dehydratase family protein — protein sequence MAKVLITGGAAFIGSHLADELIANGYEVRVIDCLDPQVHGDSGAWPGYLSRKVERSFGDISVPEQVNRALRGVDVVVPFAAAVGVGQSMYRIQHYVRTNALGTAVLLETLTQKRTSRLIVASSMSVYGEGLYETRAGEPQEFVSRLAARLEEGQWDPIDSSGEALVPVPTPEDKPVSFQSIYAQFKYDQEKMCLLVGEAYRIPTTALRFFNAYGPRQTLSNPCCIYGAHQFGAEDQGWVAHFLIQALQNQPVTILGDGKQVRDLLYVSDLVRACLAAEREQHVVAGRAFNMGGGVANAASVMEVLLEISTIVGHRLTLLTAPWRFADQRYYISDTSRCERATGWQPAVGVLQGLRALYTWLKENEVGIEPHFEARGEEQRHRLARAR from the coding sequence ATGGCGAAGGTTCTGATCACCGGCGGGGCAGCATTCATCGGCTCGCACCTGGCTGACGAATTGATCGCGAACGGATACGAAGTGCGGGTGATCGATTGTCTCGATCCCCAGGTGCACGGAGACTCTGGCGCTTGGCCTGGCTATCTCTCACGGAAAGTCGAAAGAAGCTTCGGAGACATTTCGGTGCCCGAGCAGGTGAATCGAGCCCTCCGGGGCGTGGATGTGGTCGTTCCCTTCGCTGCGGCCGTGGGCGTCGGGCAGAGCATGTACAGGATACAGCACTACGTAAGGACGAACGCCTTGGGGACGGCGGTCCTTTTGGAGACGCTCACGCAAAAGCGGACGTCGCGTCTCATCGTGGCCTCGAGCATGAGTGTTTACGGGGAAGGTCTGTACGAGACGCGAGCTGGAGAACCTCAGGAGTTCGTGAGCCGCTTGGCCGCACGGCTCGAGGAAGGCCAGTGGGATCCCATCGACTCCAGCGGTGAGGCGCTCGTTCCGGTCCCGACACCCGAAGACAAGCCGGTAAGTTTTCAATCGATCTATGCACAGTTTAAGTACGACCAAGAGAAGATGTGCCTTCTCGTGGGCGAGGCCTATCGGATCCCGACGACGGCGCTTCGGTTCTTCAATGCGTACGGGCCACGCCAGACACTCTCCAACCCCTGCTGCATTTATGGGGCTCATCAGTTCGGTGCCGAAGACCAGGGGTGGGTTGCGCACTTCTTGATTCAGGCTTTGCAGAATCAGCCGGTCACGATCCTTGGCGACGGGAAACAAGTCCGCGACCTGCTTTATGTTTCGGACCTCGTACGGGCCTGCCTGGCGGCCGAACGCGAGCAGCACGTCGTCGCGGGACGTGCCTTCAACATGGGCGGCGGGGTTGCCAATGCGGCGAGCGTCATGGAGGTGCTTCTGGAGATCAGTACCATCGTGGGTCACAGGCTCACCCTCTTGACGGCTCCTTGGCGATTCGCCGATCAGCGCTACTACATCTCGGATACGAGCCGATGCGAGCGCGCCACGGGGTGGCAGCCCGCGGTCGGAGTGCTTCAGGGGCTACGCGCTCTTTACACTTGGCTCAAGGAGAACGAGGTGGGCATCGAACCCCACTTCGAGGCGCGCGGTGAAGAGCAGCGCCACCGTCTGGCCAGGGCCCGATGA
- a CDS encoding ATP-binding protein, giving the protein MTTPRSPFTQDPLAADDPRFVVRHPGVLEIERLFPSPVTADKGSVAIEGGVSIVGGPGMGKTSLLAQLAAKLDRDRQLTTATVTFPQLRDYASEEGFYPFVGQLVTRIRDALLASPRLHDPLLAPVAGALQAAPSWDGPAPETMTPRGFERFIGPLAQAAQRTPGVCLLFDDVDPVTTAPWRGPFISALRFVFQASTGITPIYALWTLFGDESLPGSNYFRNVTRPVFLEPLAEDQEGARQALIASLDVQREDTRRALAHLWGGHPLLLQQGLSALDEALVTPESRANLTPEGIDAALGPARVDAQLALVRSLLDRSMGLPAALRELAQSPVPFNKLPRGLVASGFVDRTDDGLSCLPPRVGAAL; this is encoded by the coding sequence ATGACCACGCCGCGCTCACCTTTCACCCAGGATCCTCTCGCCGCCGACGATCCTCGCTTCGTCGTGCGGCACCCAGGTGTCCTGGAAATCGAGCGCCTCTTTCCATCCCCGGTCACCGCTGACAAAGGCAGCGTGGCCATCGAAGGCGGGGTTTCGATCGTCGGGGGCCCTGGCATGGGCAAAACCAGCTTGCTTGCCCAGCTGGCGGCCAAGCTGGATCGGGATCGGCAGTTGACCACGGCCACCGTCACCTTTCCGCAGCTCCGCGACTACGCCAGCGAAGAAGGCTTTTACCCCTTCGTGGGCCAGCTGGTGACGAGGATCCGCGACGCCCTCTTGGCCTCGCCTCGCCTTCATGACCCGCTCCTCGCGCCTGTGGCGGGGGCGCTCCAAGCTGCGCCTTCGTGGGACGGTCCCGCGCCCGAGACCATGACGCCTCGCGGATTCGAGCGCTTCATTGGCCCGCTCGCACAGGCGGCGCAGCGCACGCCCGGCGTCTGTCTGCTCTTCGACGACGTCGATCCCGTGACCACCGCGCCTTGGAGGGGCCCCTTCATCTCGGCCCTGCGCTTCGTCTTTCAGGCGTCCACCGGGATCACCCCCATCTACGCGCTGTGGACCTTGTTCGGAGACGAGTCTCTTCCCGGCTCGAATTACTTTCGCAACGTCACACGTCCCGTCTTCCTGGAGCCTCTGGCCGAGGATCAGGAAGGCGCCCGGCAGGCGCTCATCGCCAGCCTCGACGTGCAGCGGGAGGACACACGCCGCGCGCTCGCCCATCTGTGGGGCGGTCATCCGCTGCTCCTGCAGCAGGGGCTGAGCGCCCTCGACGAAGCGCTTGTCACCCCCGAAAGCCGCGCGAACCTCACACCTGAAGGCATCGATGCCGCGCTCGGGCCCGCCCGTGTCGATGCGCAGCTCGCGCTCGTGCGGTCGCTCTTGGATAGATCCATGGGCCTTCCGGCGGCGCTGCGTGAACTCGCACAGAGCCCCGTTCCCTTCAACAAGCTGCCTCGAGGCCTCGTGGCGTCGGGCTTCGTCGACCGCACCGACGACGGGCTTTCCTGCCTGCCTCCCCGCGTGGGGGCGGCGCTCTAG
- a CDS encoding sulfatase-like hydrolase/transferase: MLGDLLASSMPQTDAPTFPRPELPARGENRRRAGALAGVEFFAWFATVIGVMAATGRVASATYRRPQSDGIGVWYAAAIWRDVVEALPYLAIVSAPMWLGLGLVTAGRRGGLTGAGPRRLLQALLGIVALVTWLAAVSFAEFQIERGSLPVWHDMMGGMDAAFVTSSLGNVVYLRYLLPGVVAWLLIGVALVAFGRRCAARPPAPSTWSFVLAFVTSCTVFSLATHPVHAPRVPLPRMLVKTEGVTSPFGRFFGSAAVALTGGATEPRQILAEASLPAALAPEGAHLLGLPFQDTSRACQPHPWAAPLDEPSTGDPSSIKEGMRRIGEALWAEGRGAPKELLLFQISLESFRAADLTALNPAAPRGLAPFMNGLYEAARKGSRSVLAAGNLWQGGVRTSQGLSAFTCGLGALPHGISLVRDLGDVPLRCLSDVLVDAGFEATFAYGSHARFDNMDTFLGFHGFRHWLTQDTLPRGLPLGEWDAVTDRALMAHTLTSLAKAPPRPGLVLLMTLSNHSPFQAPQDLPPDVEARVAHALAERPNLARREDHRRLVTYAYSDVAVQEFFARLDATGLSSRSIVVLHADHATGERFVWPLPNGKEGKTNEAKGRIPFVVVFPEALTAQAADPESLRTALRTTQQSFATQPVSLNDVPRWLLALLAAHPDVRRLPSPWRWHTLGGMTASPHFSFPGRQAPRLFGINGLNQLFFLGAEGALVGQLEDVMALSHPEELHTATQPLFPATVLWSGFLTGHAQRCPEPRHIRMRP, encoded by the coding sequence ATGCTGGGCGATCTCCTCGCTTCATCCATGCCGCAGACCGACGCCCCGACGTTCCCCCGTCCCGAACTGCCCGCGCGCGGGGAAAACCGTCGACGTGCAGGGGCCCTCGCAGGGGTGGAATTCTTCGCATGGTTCGCCACCGTCATCGGTGTGATGGCGGCCACGGGACGGGTCGCTTCAGCCACGTACCGACGACCTCAGAGCGACGGGATCGGCGTTTGGTACGCGGCCGCGATCTGGCGGGACGTGGTGGAAGCTCTGCCCTACCTGGCCATCGTCAGTGCGCCCATGTGGCTGGGGCTGGGACTGGTCACGGCGGGGCGCAGGGGGGGACTGACCGGCGCGGGGCCGAGGCGGCTGTTGCAAGCTTTGCTCGGCATCGTCGCGCTCGTCACCTGGCTCGCCGCCGTGAGCTTCGCTGAGTTCCAGATCGAGCGCGGCTCGCTGCCGGTCTGGCACGACATGATGGGGGGCATGGATGCGGCCTTCGTCACCAGCTCGCTGGGAAACGTCGTGTATCTTCGCTATCTGCTTCCGGGCGTCGTGGCCTGGCTGCTGATAGGCGTGGCGCTCGTCGCCTTCGGACGTCGGTGTGCGGCGCGCCCCCCAGCGCCCTCCACTTGGAGCTTCGTGCTGGCCTTCGTTACCTCCTGCACGGTCTTTTCGCTCGCCACCCATCCGGTTCATGCCCCGCGGGTGCCGTTGCCGCGGATGCTGGTCAAAACGGAAGGCGTGACGAGCCCCTTCGGCCGTTTTTTCGGTAGCGCAGCCGTGGCGCTGACGGGAGGGGCCACAGAGCCACGGCAGATCCTCGCCGAGGCAAGCCTCCCTGCGGCGCTCGCACCCGAGGGCGCGCACCTTTTGGGTCTGCCCTTTCAAGACACCTCCCGCGCCTGCCAGCCACATCCTTGGGCCGCGCCTCTCGATGAACCATCGACAGGCGACCCGTCCTCGATCAAGGAGGGCATGCGACGCATCGGCGAGGCGCTGTGGGCCGAGGGACGGGGCGCTCCCAAAGAGTTGCTGCTGTTTCAGATCTCACTCGAGAGCTTCCGGGCTGCCGATCTGACGGCGCTCAACCCCGCCGCTCCGCGCGGGCTCGCGCCCTTCATGAACGGACTTTACGAGGCGGCACGGAAGGGAAGCCGCTCCGTGCTCGCCGCGGGGAATTTGTGGCAAGGCGGGGTTCGCACGAGCCAGGGTCTCTCCGCCTTCACGTGTGGACTTGGCGCCTTGCCTCATGGCATCAGCCTCGTGCGTGATCTGGGCGATGTGCCGCTACGTTGCCTCTCCGATGTCCTGGTCGATGCCGGCTTCGAGGCCACGTTCGCTTACGGCTCACACGCCCGCTTCGACAACATGGACACGTTTCTTGGGTTCCACGGGTTTCGCCACTGGCTCACCCAAGACACCCTGCCTCGAGGGCTGCCCCTTGGAGAATGGGACGCCGTGACGGATCGCGCGCTGATGGCGCACACCTTGACCTCGCTGGCGAAAGCGCCCCCCAGGCCTGGGCTCGTATTGCTGATGACGTTGTCGAATCATTCGCCCTTTCAGGCGCCTCAGGATCTGCCCCCCGACGTCGAAGCGCGTGTCGCGCACGCGCTCGCAGAGCGGCCCAATCTGGCGCGCAGGGAGGACCATCGTCGGCTCGTGACTTACGCCTACAGCGACGTCGCAGTCCAAGAGTTCTTCGCGCGGCTCGACGCCACGGGGCTTTCGTCCCGCTCGATCGTGGTCCTACACGCCGACCATGCCACGGGCGAGCGCTTCGTTTGGCCGCTGCCCAACGGCAAAGAGGGCAAAACGAACGAGGCCAAGGGGCGCATACCCTTTGTCGTCGTGTTTCCCGAAGCGCTGACCGCACAGGCGGCGGACCCCGAAAGCCTCCGCACCGCCTTGCGCACCACACAGCAGTCATTCGCCACCCAGCCCGTTTCACTCAACGATGTTCCTCGCTGGTTGTTGGCGTTGTTGGCGGCTCACCCCGACGTGCGCAGGTTGCCCTCCCCGTGGCGCTGGCACACCCTGGGAGGGATGACGGCAAGTCCGCACTTCTCCTTTCCCGGACGACAGGCGCCGCGCCTCTTCGGCATCAACGGACTCAATCAACTCTTCTTTCTCGGTGCTGAGGGCGCTCTCGTAGGTCAGCTGGAAGACGTGATGGCGCTCTCGCACCCCGAAGAGCTGCACACGGCCACGCAGCCCCTCTTCCCGGCAACGGTCCTGTGGTCCGGGTTTCTGACGGGCCATGCGCAGCGGTGCCCTGAGCCTCGTCACATCCGCATGCGCCCTTGA
- a CDS encoding NmrA family NAD(P)-binding protein, with protein MVRPIVVTGATGNVGGEVVRACVARGLPVRATASDPLRARKRLPAGLDVVALDYQNPATFGPALAGAGALFLMRPPAIANVRTTLLPLIDESRRQGLAHIVFLSVAGAENNRIVPHHAVERHLIEGAVPHTILRPGFFSQNLTDAYRRDIAEDDRLYVPAGAGRVAFVDAADLGEVAAIVFGAPDAHRGAGYTLTGGEAVSFSEVAALLTQALGRPVRYDAASILGYAWHLRRRRKLPAMQILVQTILHVGLRRGQAEYVDPTLANLLGRAPSPLASFVRREAGVWRR; from the coding sequence ATGGTACGTCCCATCGTGGTGACCGGGGCTACGGGCAACGTGGGTGGCGAAGTCGTTCGCGCCTGTGTGGCGCGAGGCCTTCCCGTGAGAGCGACCGCCAGCGATCCGCTGCGGGCCCGCAAGCGGCTGCCCGCCGGCTTGGACGTGGTGGCGCTCGACTACCAGAACCCGGCTACCTTCGGCCCGGCGCTTGCGGGCGCGGGGGCGCTTTTCTTGATGCGCCCGCCCGCGATCGCAAACGTCAGAACGACCTTGCTGCCGCTCATCGACGAAAGCCGACGCCAGGGCCTCGCGCACATCGTTTTCCTTTCGGTGGCGGGCGCCGAAAACAACCGCATCGTGCCCCATCACGCCGTGGAACGGCACCTCATCGAAGGGGCAGTGCCTCACACGATCTTGCGTCCAGGATTCTTCAGCCAGAACCTCACGGATGCCTACCGCCGAGACATCGCAGAGGACGATCGCCTCTACGTCCCCGCGGGCGCGGGCCGTGTCGCCTTCGTGGACGCGGCCGATCTGGGGGAGGTGGCCGCGATCGTGTTCGGCGCTCCAGACGCACATCGAGGTGCCGGGTACACGCTCACCGGAGGTGAAGCCGTGAGCTTCTCCGAAGTTGCTGCGCTCTTGACCCAGGCGCTCGGTCGCCCCGTCCGTTACGATGCCGCTTCGATTCTCGGGTACGCCTGGCATTTACGGCGGCGGCGCAAGCTGCCCGCGATGCAGATTCTGGTGCAGACTATCCTGCACGTGGGTCTGCGACGAGGCCAGGCCGAATACGTGGATCCCACCTTGGCGAACCTGCTGGGGCGCGCACCCTCACCGCTTGCCAGCTTTGTTCGACGTGAAGCCGGCGTGTGGCGTCGCTAA